The nucleotide sequence TGGAAACACCTGCTATTAACCtgacttttaattaatcaattggtGTTAGAAATAGCTCATATGAAAAGCTAAAACCCTCCCAAATGATGTTTAATGCACTGAAAAAAATTTGTTTCACTGAAAAAAGATTTATCATTTAATCAAGACAGAAAGGTAAAATTTTGGCAAGACAAAAGTTTTGTCGCCTATACAGAAATTGAACAAATttactgcaaatacaaaaatatgtcagcAAATTAAGTAGTGGTGCTGTGAGATCCAAATGTAATATCTTGTATGACTTCCATGAGCTTGAAGGACTGCATCCATGCGATTTGTCAAGGATTCATACAATTTATTGATGAAGTCATCAGGAATAGCAAAGAAAGCAGTCTTGCATGCCTCCCAGATTTCATCAATATTATTTGGTTTCGTCTTCCATGCTTCCTCTTTCATCCTaccccacatatgctcaatgatgttcatgtctggtgactgggcTGGCCAATCCTGGAGCATCTAGATCTTCTTTGCCTTGAGGAACTTTGATGTGGAGATGGAAGTATGGGATGGGGCACCATCCTGCTGCAGAATTTGGCCTCTTTTATGGTTGGGAATATAAGAAGTAGCTAAGATTTCTTGGTATTTTAGACTATTGATGTTGCCTTCAACCCTGCAGATCTCTCGCACACCCCCATACTGGATGTAACCCCAGACCATGATTTTTCCGCCACCGAACTTCACTGTTTTCTGGGTGAATCTCGGATCCATGCGGGCTCCAGTAGGTCTCCTGCAATATTTGCGGCGACTGTGGTGTAATTCAACAGAAGATTCATCTGAAaaatccaccttcttccacttttcCAGCATCCATCCTTTTAGCAGGCTGTGGGCCTTGGCAAATGCCACACGGTTTTTcaattgtcttttgtttagtGCTGGCTTCTGGGCACTGATTCGACCATGGAGGCCATTTCGAGACAGAATCCGACAAActgttctggttgacacagggacTTCAGGTGACCAGGTCTCGTGGAGCTCTGCTGCAGTGGAAAAGGGGCTGGCCTTGGATTTTCGAGCCAACAAACGGTCCTCTCGAGCAGTTGTCTTGCGGGGTCTGCCTGACCTGGGCTTGTCAAAAACGTCTCCAgtttcttcaaatgttttttttttatcctctgtaCTTGACGCTGCGACACATTGAAGGTGTCTGCCACATCAGCAGTGGATCTGATCTTCAGCCTCTTGATAATCAGAACTTTGGTCTCAGGGTGAATCTTAGGCATGTTTGCAGAGGTCTAGTTGCAGTTGATGTGAAGGTCTAGTGTACTGGGgttgtttttatacacacctgagacctaatTGATCCATTATTGGTCACAAGTGAAGCTCATATGACAAGGCGACAACACTTATGTCTTTGCaaaaattgactcaatgggcttTACCAAGCTGTGAATATTAGAATACTTTTTGACAGTTTCGTtttgcactgaaacattattacaaaagctgTTGGGATTAAAatgagccatttcttgtaaagaCATACTGATTAGAAAGATATTTCAGCTGCACTTCAGGTCAATTTGTACACAAGCGACATgacttttgtcagggactgtatatgttttattgaatatGTGGCATCAGTGCCACGTGTGAAAAACGTTTGTCTGAAGCCTTACCTTAATCTCCAAATTAGGACCAGTTATAATCAAAAACAAACTTGCTACCACACACCTGTTTCATTTTATTCAACCCTTTGTACGTGTGCATGTCtgatattgtttttttctgcatTCTTTTCCGGACATTGTAGGTTGTCTATATGTTCCTTTATGGCTGAGTAggaggggaggcaggacttTATTTCTGCACCAAGCTGCTTAGAAATCTGGGATAATTTGTTGGTGAGACAGAAAGTGAATGTTAATAGCCCCAACAACCTTCTGCCCCGAAGTTCACGTTTCTCTGGTAATCAGCAGCCACCAAGCATTTTACCTTTGTTGTCTTCTGATCTCAGACATCATCTCTTTCTCACAGTGATACGGTCtttgtaatttcattttttgATTCTGAAAGGACAGTTTCAAGGATGTGGCTGACACTTTTTGCCACACCTGCATGCACACAGCAgaggtaaacattttatatgttgaactgtgtatgttttctttctcttcgcCCTTCTTTTGTATCAAAACTTGAACTGATTAAAAGGCTGTTAAAATTAGACTTGACAAAAGTTTGTTGATTGCAGTGTGTCTGTAACCTTGTAATAGCAGAAGACTAGTTTTGTTTTGGCACCAGACTCGTGCTGCTTAAAGGGGtaaatttaatatttttaagcAATTGTGGCAAATAACATGTTTTGTTCTCTCAGTAAGCAGTTGACAAacattcttaaagaaaaaagtagCACTTCTAGAATTTAGAAGAGTttgctatataaaaaaaaagtacaatgcAAAATAGTAGTCTCAATGATTTAATTCCACCAGGGTGTAAACGGCTTCAGAACATGTCCATAAAATTTGTTAGATTGATGTATTCATTTCTCCAGGGGTGCATAGTTCAGCAACTTTTCAATCAGGTCTACATGGGCCAGTAGCATCCTCCGACAGCAATACCTCTTCAGACCAAGGGCATCAAGGGCATCACTGCCAACCATACaaaagggagagaagggaaaATTACTGAGTATGTTTAGGAGTAGCCCATGTACTGTACCAAGGTTGTAGAAGTTCTCAGAATaaatacaatgtacagtaaacaacCCACATAGAAAACAGCCTCACCCTTCAGTATATTCAGCTTGAAGGAGGCCAAGGTACGCCTCCCATTTATTTCCAACGATTTTCCCACAGGTGAAGCATCGGACCGGAATAATCATTTCAACGCGGCACAATGTACCTGAGAACGAATTAgagttagctagctggctaccTAGCGGATACTCACACCCTAGCTTAGTTAGACAGCTAGGTCGAATGTCTTGGCAGGGGATGACCATTCATTGAACTTCAGTACTTGAAGAAGAA is from Esox lucius isolate fEsoLuc1 chromosome 2, fEsoLuc1.pri, whole genome shotgun sequence and encodes:
- the polr2l gene encoding DNA-directed RNA polymerases I, II, and III subunit RPABC5 → MIIPVRCFTCGKIVGNKWEAYLGLLQAEYTEGDALDALGLKRYCCRRMLLAHVDLIEKLLNYAPLEK